TAAATTGTTACTTTTAGCTTTTTAAAGTAATATACAATTGTAAACAATGAAGAAACTATTACGAATCGGGGTGATAGCCTTATGTAGCGGAACCCTTTTAGCATGCCAACAGCCTCAATCTCAATCAACAGCAGAAAAATCAGACGAAGTGCCCGAGTGGGTCGATCTATTTAACGGAAAAGACCTCGACGATTGGACGGTTAAAATTTCAAAACATGAGGTGGGAGATAACTATGCCAATACTTTTCGAGTAGAAGATAGTGTTATAAAAGTGCGTTATGATGGTTATGAGGAGTTCGACCAGCAATATGGCCACATTTTTTTCAACAAACCTTTTTCTCACTACCTTTTGCGAGTAGAATATCGTTTTGTTGGAGAACAGGCTAAAGGAGGTGAAGGTTGGGCATGGAGAAATAGTGGAATTATGCTACACGGCCAAGCTCCTGAAACGATGCAAAAAGATCAGGATTTTCCGATATCCTTGGAAGCCCAGCTATTGGGAGGAAATGGTGAAGAAGAGCGTACTACCGGAAACTTATGTACACCAGGCACGCAGGTAGTATACAAAAACGAAGCATTTACCCCTCATTGTCTCAACTCAACTTCGCAGACCTATCATGGTGATCAATGGGTAACAGCAGATGTACTGGTATTAGGCGACTCTGTCATTAAACACATTATTAACAAGGATACAGTAATGGTATATAATAAGCCAACCATAGATGGTGGCAATGTTATTCACTTTGACCCTCAGGTCAAACAAGATGGGAAAGCACTTACAAGTGGTTACTTCTCTTTACAGAGTGAAAGTCATCCAGTTGAATTTAGGAAGGTTGCTATTATTGACTTAGCCGATTATGCACAAAACAGTGAAAAGCTAAACGCTGTATTGGCAAACATACAGAAACGAGAAAAATAGCAAAACAAGAAAAGGGTTATGGCAAAACCATAACCCTAATTTTTTTTATTATAATGATTACGCTAAACCGTTAACAAATTTAGTCAACTTTGATTTATTGTTTGAAGCTTTTTTCTTGTGGATAACATTTTTCTTCGCCAAACGATCAAGCATAGAGATTACACGAGGTAATAGAGTAGACGCCTCTTCCTTTGAAGTTGTAGTACGTAATTTCTTAATTGCGTTACGTGTAGTTTTAGCTTGGTAACGGTTTCTTAAACGCTTCGCAGCGTTAGCTCTAATTCTTTTAATTGAAGATTTATGGTTTGCCATTTTTTAGCCTTTTTATCCTTTTTTGTTTTTCGGACTGCAAATATAGCGTTAAGAATTGGATATTGCAAACAATTTAAAAAGATATATTTTGATAATTAATACGTTATTTGTATCGCTCAAATAATGAATCTATAAAAAACATTAGTTTATGAAAGTTTTAGGACGATCGGTTATTTTATTGATTATGAGCTTCTTCTTTATATCGTGGGGGTTTTACGCACATAAAAAAATCAACCGCATGGCTGCATTCACTTTACCCGCTAATTTGGGATCATTCTATAAAAGACATATTCATTACATTACAGAACACGCGGTAGACGCCGATAAGAGAAGATATATTAGCGCCAACGAGGCGCCAAAACACTATATTGACGTGGATGCCTATGATATACCGACTATTGATAGTATCCCTGCATCATGGATTGCGGCGGTTAACAAATATACAGCAGATACACTTCTTCAAAGAGGCATTGTGCCCTGGCAGATTCTTCACACTTATAAACAATTGACAAAAGCATTCATCAATAAGGAAATTCCCGCTATATTAAAACATTCTGCAGATTTAGGGCATTACATAGCCGATGCTAATGTGCCGCTACATACTACGAAAAATTACAATGGACAATTAACCGATCAGGTTGGAATCCATGCTTTCTGGGAAAGTAGATTGCCAGAGCTTTATACCGGAAATTACAACTTTTTAGTTGGAGCGGCCCACTATATAGACTCTCCTCTAGACACGGCCTGGAAAATGGTAAAACACAGTTTTAATTTAGTTGACAGTGTATTATTAATCGAAGCAGATCTCAATACCGAATTTCCCGAAGATAAAAAATATAGCTATGAGCAACGGGCTAGAACCATAGAAAAAGTATATGCTGAAACATACTCAGCAAGATATCATCAACGGCTCAATGGCATGGTGGAACAACAGATGAGAAACTCGATAATCAAAATAGGCTGCTTCTGGTACTCTGCGTGGGTTGACGCCGGGCAACCTGATCTAACCAACATATCATCGGGAAAGAGGAAGCAAACCTTACCCACACACAAACAAGACAGCGTCCCGCAAAATGAAAAACTAATAGGAAGAGAAGAATGGCATTAAAATCCGGACTACCTATAATATTCAAAACCGGACACCCATTATCATCAATGGGTGTTTACTTTTGCGGAAAATAAAACCCATGATTAGAATCGTTATCCCTTGTGTGTGGATATTGTTAAATTATATTTACGTATCTGGACAAACAACCAGTGGTTTTGATATGACACAACAAGATATCAACGACCTGGACACAGCATTTACTCCACTAAATGAGGTTATCATTTACGAGAACCGCTTGCAAATACCTTTTGCCGAACAAAACCGTAATATCAATATCCTCACGAGAGAACAAATAAAAACGCTCCCTGCGCGATCTGTAGGGGAATTGCTTACCTATCTACCGGGAGTCGACGTAAGGCAGAGGGGTCCGTGGGGAGGACAAGCAGATATTGGAATTGACGGTGGTACTTTTGAACAAACGATGATCTTGATTAACGGTGTAAAAACAAGCGATCCCCAAACTGCACACCACAATATGAACATTCCAATTCCCATAGGGGCCATTGAACGAATAGAGGTTATCAGAGGACCAGCAGCTCGCATTTACGGCATAAACAGTCTCACAGGAGCAATCAATATCGTTACCCGTAAACCGTCAAACACAACCTATGAAATAACCGTTAATGGCGCTTCTAGTTTTAAATCAAACGAAGAAGACAAGGGAATTTACCATGGTCGAGGTATACAGTTAGGCGCTGGGTGGGCCAATACCAGCACAAATCATCTTATTTATGGAAGCCATGATTCGGGTAATGGCTATCGTTATAATACACCTTTTAACAACAATAAAATTTTCTATCAGGGAAATATCGAAAATAGCCGTAAGGGAATCTGGGATTTCATGGGCGGATATACATTCAATGATTTTGGCGCAAATGCTTTTTATGCGCCACCGAACGATAAGGAAGCTAGGGAAATAGTTCAGACCGCATTAGCTGCTATTGGCTATAAAATACAAATGAACGATCGATGGAAGTT
This Olivibacter sp. SDN3 DNA region includes the following protein-coding sequences:
- a CDS encoding DUF1080 domain-containing protein, which codes for MKKLLRIGVIALCSGTLLACQQPQSQSTAEKSDEVPEWVDLFNGKDLDDWTVKISKHEVGDNYANTFRVEDSVIKVRYDGYEEFDQQYGHIFFNKPFSHYLLRVEYRFVGEQAKGGEGWAWRNSGIMLHGQAPETMQKDQDFPISLEAQLLGGNGEEERTTGNLCTPGTQVVYKNEAFTPHCLNSTSQTYHGDQWVTADVLVLGDSVIKHIINKDTVMVYNKPTIDGGNVIHFDPQVKQDGKALTSGYFSLQSESHPVEFRKVAIIDLADYAQNSEKLNAVLANIQKREK
- the rpsT gene encoding 30S ribosomal protein S20, with the translated sequence MANHKSSIKRIRANAAKRLRNRYQAKTTRNAIKKLRTTTSKEEASTLLPRVISMLDRLAKKNVIHKKKASNNKSKLTKFVNGLA
- a CDS encoding zinc dependent phospholipase C family protein: MKVLGRSVILLIMSFFFISWGFYAHKKINRMAAFTLPANLGSFYKRHIHYITEHAVDADKRRYISANEAPKHYIDVDAYDIPTIDSIPASWIAAVNKYTADTLLQRGIVPWQILHTYKQLTKAFINKEIPAILKHSADLGHYIADANVPLHTTKNYNGQLTDQVGIHAFWESRLPELYTGNYNFLVGAAHYIDSPLDTAWKMVKHSFNLVDSVLLIEADLNTEFPEDKKYSYEQRARTIEKVYAETYSARYHQRLNGMVEQQMRNSIIKIGCFWYSAWVDAGQPDLTNISSGKRKQTLPTHKQDSVPQNEKLIGREEWH